Proteins encoded within one genomic window of Triticum aestivum cultivar Chinese Spring chromosome 2D, IWGSC CS RefSeq v2.1, whole genome shotgun sequence:
- the LOC123052146 gene encoding COBRA-like protein 1: MAAAAPLRPLRASIALLLLALALSALVPSSDAYDSLDPVGNITIKWDVKKWSHDGYVATVSLYNYQQYRHIQAPGWKLGWVWAGKEIIWKMSGAQTTEQGDCSRFREEPPPHCCRTDPEVVDFLPGAAYSKQTPNCCKGGVLSSWGQDPANAIATFDVTVGQAGTSNSSVKAPTNFTLKAPGPGYTCGPAKEVEPTKFIDKDGDGRRTTQAIKTWNVTCTYSQFGAGRSPTCCVVLSSFYNSTIVDCNKCSCGCQDNSTNPVSCIKPNSPYLASVVPGDSTNIPVPLVQCSPHMCPIRVHWHVKANYKEYWRVKITATNLNYLMNYSQWNLVAQHPNFNNLTTIFSFRYKDLNPYGTINDTGMMWGIKYYNDLLMTAQHNGNVQSELLFRKDPATFTFQKGWAFPRRVYFNGENCVMPPPDAYPWLPNDSHRLSASLTIPFITVWAALAFFLVHV, encoded by the exons atggcggcggcggcaccgCTCCGGCCCCTCAGGGCCTCCATTGCGCTACTcctcctcgccctcgccctctccgcgCTCGTGCCGTCGTCGG ATGCGTACGATTCGCTTGATCCGGTTGGGAACATTACGATCAAGTGGGATGTGAAGAAGTGGAGCCATGATGGCTACGTG GCTACTGTCTCACTCTACAACTACCAGCAGTATCGCCACATCCAAGCGCCGGGATGGAAGCTCGGCTGGGTGTGGGCGGGGAAAGAAATAATCTGGAAAATGTCCGGCGCCCAAACCACGGAGCAGGGCGATTGCTCCAGGTTCAGAGAGGAGCCGCCGCCGCACTGCTGCCGGACGGACCCGGAGGTGGTGGACTTCCTTCCGGGGGCAGCCTACAGCAAGCAGACCCCAAACTGCTGCAAAGGAGGAGTCCTCAGCTCATGGGGACAGGACCCCGCCAACGCCATTGCCACATTTGATGTCACTGTTGGTCAGGCAGGGACTTCCAACAGCTCTGTCAAGGCGCCCACGAATTTCACCCTCAAGGCCCCTGGGCCAGGGTACACCTGCGGGCCTGCAAAGGAGGTAGAGCCTACCAAGTTCATTGACAAGGATGGGGATGGGAGGAGGACGACCCAGGCCATCA AGACATGGAATGTGACGTGCACATATTCGCAGTTCGGCGCGGGACGATCCCCGACGTGCTGCGTTGTGCTCTCATCGTTTTACAACAGCACCATCGTCGACTGCAATAAGTGCTCATGTGGCTGCCAAGATAACAGCACAAACCCAGTGAGTTGTATCAA GCCCAACTCACCTTATCTGGCTTCTGTCGTGCCCGGGGATAGCACCAACATCCCGGTACCTCTCGTGCAATGCTCTCCTCATATGTGCCCAATAAGGGTGCACTGGCACGTCAAGGCTAACTACAAGGAATACTGGAGGGTGAAGATCACGGCGACAAACCTCAACTACCTGATGAACTACTCGCAGTGGAACCTCGTCGCGCAGCACCCGAACTTCAACAACCTGACCACTATCTTCAGCTTCAGATACAAAGATCTGAACCCTTATGGAACAATAA ACGACACCGGGATGATGTGGGGCATCAAGTACTACAATGACCTGCTCATGACTGCCCAGCATAATGGAAATGTTCAGTCTGAGCTTTTGTTCCGGAAGGACCCGGCAACCTTCACCTTCCAGAAAGGATGGGCGTTTCCGAGGCGAGTGTACTTCAACGGCGAGAACTGCGTGATGCCGCCTCCAGATGCGTACCCATGGCTGCCGAACGATTCTCATCGACTGTCGGCATCACTTACCATTCCATTCATAACCGTTTGGGCAGCATTGGCATTCTTTCTGGTTCATGTGTAG